The following coding sequences lie in one Vibrio sp. ED004 genomic window:
- a CDS encoding disulfide bond formation protein B: MNRNQLTLLNTLGLLGMTAVLLIGFILQFVLHELPCPLCLLQRIGFIMVAFGFMLNVVYGPQSRHYGIVLIGALYGVATSLRQVSLHVIPGTPGYGSPIFGMHYYTWAFVLFAATILAVAVILILTNKEQSQEAYKMSNLGRVACLLAIVVVALNAIATFVECGPYQCPDNPVSYWLLN; encoded by the coding sequence ATGAATCGAAATCAGTTAACGCTCCTAAATACGCTTGGCCTACTCGGCATGACTGCGGTTCTGTTGATAGGCTTTATCCTTCAGTTTGTTCTTCATGAGTTGCCTTGCCCACTGTGTTTATTGCAACGTATCGGCTTTATAATGGTTGCATTTGGTTTTATGTTGAATGTGGTTTATGGACCTCAATCTCGGCACTATGGCATTGTTTTGATTGGCGCTTTATACGGTGTCGCTACCTCGCTAAGACAGGTCTCATTACATGTGATTCCAGGTACGCCCGGCTATGGCAGTCCTATCTTTGGGATGCACTACTACACTTGGGCTTTCGTATTATTTGCTGCGACCATATTAGCGGTTGCCGTCATTTTAATATTGACCAACAAAGAGCAGTCGCAAGAAGCTTATAAGATGAGTAACTTGGGGCGTGTGGCGTGCTTGTTAGCCATCGTCGTGGTTGCACTCAATGCTATCGCCACCTTTGTTGAGTGTGGTCCTTATCAGTGCCCTGACAATCCAGTGAGCTATTGGCTGCTTAACTAA
- a CDS encoding TetR/AcrR family transcriptional regulator → MKDMRQAMLDAGFSLINEHGFAGVGLMKIINQAEGTKGSFYHYFKSKEHFGEILLANYFDDHLIKLDDFLSDETLSRRDRVKTYFEFWCSSKLTEDFNIQCLVVKLAGEVSGSANPLQSTMAEGAEKIILRMAKLFEEGNEAGDFNIAEPETLSRTLYGLWLGSTLMAAMQRNRSILNNAMEETLLAMSSKD, encoded by the coding sequence ATGAAAGACATGCGACAAGCTATGCTCGATGCAGGGTTTAGCCTTATTAATGAACACGGATTTGCTGGCGTTGGTCTGATGAAAATCATCAACCAAGCAGAAGGGACCAAAGGTTCTTTTTACCACTACTTCAAATCCAAAGAGCACTTTGGCGAGATCCTTCTAGCCAACTACTTTGATGATCACCTAATTAAGCTTGATGACTTTTTGAGTGATGAGACTCTATCTCGTCGTGACCGTGTTAAAACGTACTTCGAATTCTGGTGTTCATCGAAATTGACTGAAGACTTCAATATCCAATGTCTTGTGGTCAAGCTAGCTGGTGAAGTATCTGGGTCTGCTAATCCGTTGCAATCAACCATGGCAGAAGGTGCGGAAAAGATCATTCTGCGTATGGCTAAGCTATTCGAAGAAGGCAATGAAGCGGGTGATTTCAATATCGCAGAACCTGAAACGCTATCTCGCACGCTTTATGGCTTATGGCTAGGCTCAACGCTCATGGCAGCGATGCAGCGCAACCGTTCGATTCTGAACAATGCCATGGAAGAGACATTGCTCGCGATGAGTTCAAAAGATTAA
- a CDS encoding arylsulfatase encodes MQTFKKSLLFTAMAAASSAALAAESDKPNIVVIVGDDVGFADTQPYGSEVETPNLMALAEEGVKFTNFHASPTSSVTRSMMLTGANSHEVGLGTFDYAVYPGAIGKPGYEGYLTKKGVTVATLLKENGYNTYLSGKWHLGHDDGFLPDDRGFSESYGILAGGSNHFNRDMMFPAKNAATAEALQKGDIPGVEVEPTYRNGEVVEDKYKGEYSDQVYTNELIKMIDGKKDDGKPFFAYLPFTAIHLPLQAPESAYQGKVDYYVEHGWDSIREDRFDRMKEMGVIPKDADISSRNALSRPWDSLSDKEQEWYGKKMAVAMGMMEMQDQQVGQVVDYLKEIGEYDNTYIMYLADNGPEAADITGENISDLIRTWTAHHFDNSTENLGKANSSVSLGPEWASASTGGLSWYKAYTAEGGIRVPFIVKPAKALLEGDQALQPGTQTDDLSQVKDIAATILEIADVEHPGTEYQGREVAPMSGVSLLPYFKGETAEVHSADNAIPFELFGSGILLKGDYKIIRISTGMGGDSEWHLYNTKQDPAEQHDLRNQMPDLFLEMVAEYQEYEKAQNIVPVDEAWNPFENVK; translated from the coding sequence ATGCAGACATTCAAGAAATCCCTATTATTCACCGCGATGGCCGCTGCAAGTAGCGCCGCCCTCGCTGCCGAATCAGATAAGCCGAACATCGTTGTTATTGTCGGTGATGATGTTGGCTTTGCTGATACCCAGCCTTATGGTTCAGAAGTCGAAACACCCAACTTGATGGCGCTTGCTGAAGAGGGGGTTAAATTCACCAACTTTCATGCATCACCGACCTCATCAGTTACTCGCTCAATGATGTTAACTGGAGCGAACAGCCACGAGGTTGGGCTAGGTACCTTTGATTATGCTGTCTATCCGGGCGCGATTGGTAAGCCGGGCTATGAAGGTTACCTGACCAAGAAGGGCGTAACAGTAGCTACGTTGCTCAAAGAAAATGGCTACAACACGTATTTATCGGGTAAATGGCATTTAGGTCATGATGATGGATTTTTACCAGACGATCGCGGCTTTTCCGAAAGTTACGGCATTTTAGCGGGTGGTTCGAATCACTTTAACCGCGACATGATGTTCCCAGCCAAAAACGCGGCTACCGCTGAAGCGCTTCAAAAAGGCGACATTCCCGGCGTTGAAGTTGAACCTACCTACAGAAACGGTGAAGTGGTTGAGGACAAATACAAAGGCGAGTACTCAGACCAAGTCTACACCAACGAACTCATCAAGATGATCGATGGTAAGAAAGACGACGGTAAGCCTTTCTTCGCTTATCTTCCTTTCACTGCCATACACCTTCCGCTGCAAGCGCCAGAATCAGCGTATCAAGGTAAAGTCGACTACTACGTCGAGCATGGTTGGGATTCGATTCGTGAAGACCGCTTTGACCGCATGAAGGAGATGGGCGTTATTCCTAAAGATGCCGATATCTCAAGTCGTAATGCACTAAGTCGCCCTTGGGACTCTTTGTCTGATAAAGAACAAGAGTGGTATGGCAAGAAGATGGCGGTGGCAATGGGCATGATGGAGATGCAAGACCAACAAGTCGGTCAGGTTGTCGATTACCTAAAAGAGATTGGGGAATACGACAATACTTACATCATGTATCTGGCAGACAACGGGCCTGAAGCCGCGGACATTACCGGTGAAAACATCAGTGATTTGATTCGCACATGGACGGCGCATCACTTTGACAACTCGACGGAAAACCTAGGTAAAGCCAACTCCAGCGTGTCATTAGGCCCTGAGTGGGCAAGTGCATCAACCGGTGGTTTGTCTTGGTATAAAGCGTACACGGCTGAAGGCGGTATTCGTGTGCCGTTTATTGTTAAGCCTGCGAAAGCACTCTTAGAGGGCGATCAAGCGCTGCAACCTGGTACTCAAACTGATGATTTGTCACAAGTAAAAGACATCGCAGCCACCATTCTTGAAATCGCCGATGTAGAGCACCCAGGAACAGAGTATCAAGGTCGTGAAGTGGCCCCGATGAGTGGTGTGAGCTTGCTGCCTTACTTTAAGGGCGAAACGGCAGAGGTGCACAGTGCCGATAATGCGATTCCATTTGAGTTGTTCGGCAGCGGCATTTTGCTCAAAGGGGATTACAAGATCATCCGAATCTCTACAGGCATGGGCGGTGACAGTGAATGGCACCTGTACAACACCAAACAGGATCCGGCTGAGCAGCATGACTTGAGAAATCAAATGCCAGACTTGTTCCTTGAGATGGTTGCTGAGTATCAAGAGTACGAAAAAGCGCAAAATATCGTCCCAGTGGATGAAGCGTGGAACCCGTTTGAGAACGTGAAATAG
- a CDS encoding coniferyl aldehyde dehydrogenase, whose translation MKHELTATQMTATLKSMQEAFADDPMPTVPVRIEQLLALKSALIDYTDRLCVAVSEDYGHRSRQDTLMADILPCLGNIDHTIECLPHWSTSSIRHSGPLLSTSRVEVVYQPKGVVGIIAPWNFPIMLSVGPLISALAAGNRAMIKMSEFTPATNDVLRQLLDEVFNSNEVCLVEGEVEIAAAFSALPFDHLLFTGSTQVGRQVMKSAADTLTPVTLELGGKSPVIVAEDMPIDIAVERIIYGKSLNNGQVCVAPDYVLLPEDKLEGFIKEYKKQYQLLFDEGVYSENLTSLINPRQCDRIVGLLNEEQQAGTRTVACHDDAMNLDCQRLVTHLIVEPSLSSKVMNEEIFGPLLPLITYLNIEEAFQVINSKPRPLALYLMSFDLSLQSQVKHQVHSGGMCINDCVFHLAVDDAPFGGIGESGQGNYHGKEGFITFSHAKTVLETGLDHRVKHLFAKEDNELKTAVMSMLGK comes from the coding sequence ATGAAACATGAATTGACGGCTACACAAATGACAGCGACGTTGAAGAGTATGCAGGAAGCTTTTGCAGATGATCCGATGCCCACTGTGCCGGTGAGAATAGAACAGTTGCTTGCGCTGAAATCTGCTCTTATCGATTACACAGACCGTTTGTGTGTCGCGGTAAGTGAGGACTATGGTCACCGCAGCCGACAAGATACTTTGATGGCCGACATACTCCCTTGCTTAGGTAATATTGATCACACCATCGAGTGTTTGCCACATTGGTCGACATCTTCTATTCGCCACTCAGGCCCTTTGCTTTCAACCTCTCGCGTTGAAGTGGTTTATCAGCCTAAAGGCGTTGTGGGGATCATTGCCCCGTGGAACTTCCCTATCATGTTGTCGGTTGGCCCGCTCATTTCAGCTTTGGCGGCGGGTAATCGCGCCATGATCAAGATGAGTGAATTTACGCCAGCAACCAATGACGTTTTAAGACAGTTATTGGATGAAGTCTTTAATTCCAACGAGGTGTGCTTGGTTGAGGGTGAGGTGGAAATTGCTGCTGCGTTTTCTGCGCTGCCGTTTGATCATCTTCTGTTTACGGGTTCAACCCAAGTGGGGCGTCAAGTGATGAAATCAGCGGCTGACACGTTAACTCCCGTCACTCTTGAACTTGGCGGCAAGTCGCCTGTTATCGTGGCAGAAGACATGCCGATCGATATTGCAGTCGAGCGAATCATTTACGGAAAAAGCCTCAATAACGGCCAAGTATGCGTTGCGCCTGACTACGTATTGCTGCCTGAAGATAAGCTCGAAGGTTTTATTAAGGAATATAAAAAACAGTACCAACTGCTGTTTGATGAAGGGGTCTATTCCGAGAATTTGACGTCTCTAATCAACCCTCGCCAATGCGACCGCATCGTGGGTTTGTTGAATGAAGAACAACAAGCGGGAACGCGAACCGTGGCCTGCCATGACGACGCGATGAACTTAGATTGTCAACGACTGGTGACGCATCTGATTGTAGAACCAAGCTTGTCATCCAAGGTGATGAACGAAGAGATTTTCGGCCCGCTATTACCGTTGATTACGTATCTCAATATCGAAGAGGCGTTCCAAGTCATCAATAGCAAACCGAGGCCTTTGGCGCTGTATCTGATGAGCTTTGATTTGAGTTTACAGTCTCAGGTTAAGCACCAAGTTCATTCCGGTGGAATGTGTATCAATGACTGTGTTTTTCACTTGGCGGTTGATGATGCGCCGTTTGGTGGCATTGGTGAATCAGGTCAGGGCAATTATCACGGTAAAGAAGGGTTTATCACTTTCTCCCATGCCAAAACAGTTTTAGAAACGGGCTTAGATCATCGAGTTAAGCATCTGTTTGCAAAAGAGGACAACGAATTAAAGACAGCTGTGATGAGCATGCTAGGCAAGTAA
- a CDS encoding bifunctional 4-hydroxy-2-oxoglutarate aldolase/2-dehydro-3-deoxy-phosphogluconate aldolase, with the protein MSTINDQLQALKVIPVIAIDNAEDIIPLGKVLAENGLPAAEITFRSGAAVEAIRLLRQAQPDMLIGAGTILNGEQVLAAKEAGATFVVSPGFNPNTVKACQEIGIDIVPGVNNPSTVEAALEMGLTTLKFFPAEASGGLNMVKSLVGPYGDIRLMPTGGITPSNIDSYLAIPQVLACGGTWMVDKKLVANGEWAEIARLTREIVEQVNR; encoded by the coding sequence ATGTCTACAATCAACGACCAACTGCAAGCCCTTAAAGTGATTCCTGTTATTGCCATCGATAACGCAGAAGACATCATTCCACTAGGTAAAGTGTTAGCAGAAAATGGACTGCCCGCAGCAGAGATTACGTTCCGTTCAGGTGCTGCGGTTGAAGCGATTCGATTACTTCGCCAAGCACAGCCAGACATGCTTATTGGCGCGGGAACCATCTTAAACGGTGAACAAGTACTCGCAGCTAAAGAAGCCGGCGCAACATTCGTTGTATCACCGGGATTCAATCCAAACACTGTCAAAGCATGCCAAGAGATCGGCATCGATATTGTTCCAGGTGTTAACAACCCAAGCACAGTTGAAGCAGCATTAGAAATGGGACTGACAACGCTCAAATTCTTCCCAGCAGAAGCCTCTGGTGGACTCAACATGGTGAAATCACTCGTTGGGCCATATGGCGATATTCGACTAATGCCTACCGGTGGCATCACGCCATCTAACATCGATAGCTACTTAGCCATACCTCAAGTGTTAGCTTGTGGTGGCACTTGGATGGTAGACAAAAAGCTCGTTGCAAACGGCGAGTGGGCCGAAATTGCCCGCCTAACGCGTGAGATTGTTGAGCAAGTGAATCGTTAG
- a CDS encoding DUF5993 family protein, protein MMSLLFLLLLVAMLCAFFDKKTAAYGFFAGSVILGLYWFNHHATDSLPILL, encoded by the coding sequence ATGATGTCTTTACTGTTTCTATTATTACTCGTGGCGATGCTATGCGCCTTTTTCGACAAGAAGACCGCGGCTTATGGCTTTTTTGCGGGCTCTGTGATCCTTGGGTTGTATTGGTTTAATCACCATGCGACTGATTCTCTACCCATCTTATTGTAA
- a CDS encoding QnrS family quinolone resistance pentapeptide repeat protein: MDTNNSTYHQHSFTHQDLSEMTFTACTFIRCDFRRSNLRDATFINCKFIEQGDIEGCHFDVADLRDASFQNCQLAMANFSNANCYGIELRECDLKGANFTRTNFANQVSNRMYFCSAYITGCNLSYVNLEQACLEKCELFENRWIGTYLAGASLKESDLSRGVFSEDVWGQFSMQGANLCHAELDGLDPRKVDTSGIKIVAWQQEQLLETMGIVVMPD; the protein is encoded by the coding sequence ATGGACACCAATAACAGCACTTATCATCAACACAGTTTTACTCATCAAGACCTGTCTGAAATGACATTTACCGCATGCACTTTTATCCGATGCGACTTCAGGCGTTCAAACTTACGCGATGCAACATTTATCAATTGTAAGTTCATCGAGCAAGGTGATATCGAGGGCTGCCACTTCGATGTCGCAGATTTGCGTGATGCAAGTTTTCAGAACTGTCAGCTCGCCATGGCCAATTTCAGTAACGCCAATTGCTACGGTATAGAGCTACGTGAGTGTGATTTAAAAGGCGCCAACTTTACCCGCACTAACTTCGCCAATCAGGTAAGTAACCGGATGTATTTTTGCTCGGCGTATATCACGGGCTGTAATCTGTCTTACGTCAACTTGGAGCAAGCTTGCTTAGAAAAGTGTGAGTTATTTGAGAACCGTTGGATAGGCACTTACCTTGCTGGCGCATCATTAAAAGAGTCAGATCTCAGCCGAGGTGTATTCTCGGAAGATGTGTGGGGACAATTCAGTATGCAAGGAGCGAACTTGTGCCATGCTGAGTTAGACGGTTTAGACCCTCGTAAGGTCGATACTTCTGGAATTAAAATTGTGGCTTGGCAGCAAGAGCAACTGCTTGAAACTATGGGCATTGTTGTGATGCCTGACTAA
- a CDS encoding anaerobic sulfatase maturase — protein MTTLSLSNLSSVPQFNGKAHSKLQALAKPIGAVCNISCTYCYYLEKQQLLEYPKGSQYVMDEALLELYIKQYIEGQNTPEIIFSWHGGEPTLLGIEYFERVVAFQKKYCPSHSKISNDLQTNGTLLNDDWCEFFKNNDFIIGVSIDGPEHLHNHYRTNRAGKGTFSQTMRGICYLKKHNVEFATLTCVNDVTGKYPLEVYRFLRDEVGSKQLQFIPVVDKREAHSNNKWLSNQQAIIPVFGEVEPWSVGSTQWGEFLSTVFDEWFERDFGRVLVPYFENFVGVWMGRDSTMCTLSEICGKGLAVEPNGDVYSCDHYVFPEFQLGNLHDKPLSKLAFSPAQQTFGFAKQKSLPKQCQTCEFKFACHGECPKNRIINSRDGEAGLNYLCEGWLTFFQHIDPVLNALLKANNIAPRMG, from the coding sequence ATGACGACCTTATCACTATCAAATCTGAGTTCGGTTCCGCAATTTAATGGCAAGGCGCACAGTAAGCTTCAAGCGTTGGCTAAACCCATTGGTGCCGTGTGCAATATCAGTTGTACCTACTGTTATTACTTAGAGAAACAGCAGTTGCTTGAATACCCAAAAGGATCTCAATACGTGATGGATGAAGCGCTGTTAGAGCTGTATATCAAGCAGTATATTGAGGGGCAGAACACGCCGGAAATCATATTTTCTTGGCATGGCGGAGAACCAACTCTGCTCGGCATTGAGTACTTTGAAAGGGTCGTGGCATTTCAGAAAAAATACTGCCCTAGCCACAGCAAGATCAGCAACGACCTTCAAACCAATGGCACTTTGTTGAATGATGATTGGTGTGAGTTCTTCAAGAACAATGACTTTATCATCGGTGTGAGCATTGATGGCCCCGAGCATCTACATAATCATTACCGTACAAATCGCGCAGGCAAAGGCACTTTTTCCCAAACCATGCGCGGAATCTGCTATCTAAAAAAACATAACGTTGAGTTTGCGACCTTAACTTGTGTGAACGATGTGACGGGCAAATACCCGTTAGAGGTTTATCGTTTTCTGCGAGATGAAGTAGGTTCAAAGCAGCTGCAGTTCATCCCTGTGGTGGATAAGCGCGAGGCTCACTCCAACAATAAATGGTTGAGCAACCAACAAGCGATCATTCCTGTTTTTGGTGAAGTTGAGCCTTGGAGCGTGGGTTCTACGCAATGGGGTGAGTTTCTTTCGACGGTTTTTGACGAGTGGTTCGAACGCGATTTTGGCCGAGTGCTTGTGCCTTACTTTGAAAATTTCGTCGGTGTGTGGATGGGAAGAGACAGTACCATGTGCACCTTGAGTGAAATCTGCGGCAAAGGGTTAGCGGTTGAACCTAATGGCGATGTGTACTCATGCGACCATTATGTCTTTCCTGAGTTTCAGTTGGGCAATCTTCATGATAAGCCACTATCGAAGCTAGCATTTTCACCCGCTCAGCAAACTTTTGGATTCGCGAAGCAAAAGTCACTACCTAAACAGTGCCAAACTTGTGAGTTTAAATTTGCTTGTCATGGTGAGTGCCCCAAGAACCGAATTATCAACAGTCGTGATGGTGAGGCAGGGCTAAATTACCTATGTGAAGGATGGCTCACATTCTTTCAACATATCGACCCGGTGCTCAATGCTTTGCTAAAAGCCAATAACATAGCGCCGCGCATGGGATAA
- a CDS encoding iron-containing alcohol dehydrogenase produces the protein MTTNNFNFQLKTIVHAQENGIENIPSLFARLGAKRVVLFSDKGLESLGFVEQFSELFANQAMNQEANHQATKLVGVYTDIAPDATCDNINAAIEFANNLNADAILSVGGGSVIDASKGVKYALHKQIDDIRTVIAGGGFMEVWPNNEDIRVPHIAVPTTAGTGAEASPIAVFYNEHENIKASLVVSGLEADIAILDPTVTTKLPAHLTRSTAMDALTHAVEAIVSPMSNAFTDAYGIQAAKLIVENLPVALEEPENLTARGNLLQASTMAISAFYSSLGGIPIHNCAHAFGAISHIPHGDANTVLMPVVIEALPEFYMPNVIKLAQAFSLESTGTDEMIYQRVLDFLRNFQTQVGAMKRFSSWEFDDQEKRNIAQAIEKDICFQFYPISKQTIEQIIEKSI, from the coding sequence ATGACTACCAATAACTTTAACTTTCAACTGAAAACCATTGTTCACGCTCAAGAGAACGGCATCGAAAATATCCCTTCTCTGTTTGCTCGCTTAGGTGCAAAAAGAGTCGTGCTTTTTTCTGACAAAGGTTTGGAGTCTTTGGGCTTTGTTGAGCAATTCTCAGAGTTGTTTGCAAACCAGGCGATGAATCAAGAAGCAAATCATCAAGCGACTAAGCTCGTTGGTGTGTACACCGATATTGCGCCAGACGCGACTTGCGACAACATCAACGCTGCGATTGAGTTTGCTAATAACTTGAATGCAGACGCTATTTTGTCTGTCGGTGGAGGCAGTGTGATTGATGCTTCTAAGGGCGTGAAATACGCACTTCATAAGCAGATTGATGATATCCGTACCGTGATTGCTGGCGGTGGCTTTATGGAAGTGTGGCCAAACAATGAAGACATTCGAGTGCCTCATATTGCCGTACCAACAACGGCTGGTACTGGCGCTGAAGCTTCTCCGATTGCGGTTTTTTACAACGAGCATGAAAACATCAAGGCAAGTTTAGTGGTGTCTGGTTTAGAGGCTGACATTGCGATTCTTGATCCGACTGTCACCACCAAATTGCCTGCGCACCTGACTCGCTCAACCGCGATGGATGCATTAACGCACGCCGTTGAGGCCATTGTTTCTCCAATGAGCAATGCCTTTACCGACGCTTACGGCATTCAAGCTGCAAAACTGATTGTTGAAAACTTACCCGTGGCACTTGAGGAGCCTGAAAACCTAACCGCACGCGGAAATCTACTTCAGGCAAGCACCATGGCGATTTCTGCATTTTATTCATCGCTAGGTGGCATCCCTATCCATAACTGCGCCCATGCCTTTGGTGCGATTAGCCATATCCCGCATGGTGATGCCAACACGGTACTGATGCCAGTTGTGATTGAAGCCCTGCCGGAATTCTATATGCCGAACGTAATTAAATTAGCTCAAGCATTCTCGCTAGAGAGCACAGGAACGGACGAGATGATTTACCAACGAGTTTTGGATTTCTTACGCAACTTCCAAACCCAAGTAGGTGCGATGAAGCGTTTCAGTAGCTGGGAATTTGATGATCAAGAGAAGCGCAATATTGCTCAAGCGATTGAGAAAGATATCTGCTTCCAGTTCTACCCAATCTCAAAACAAACGATTGAACAGATTATAGAAAAATCAATTTAG
- a CDS encoding GNAT family N-acetyltransferase, whose translation MTIENVLPEDYAEMLKVWENSVRATHDFITEEDIEFFKPIIMEHAFPAVSLKCVKNESGSIVGFVGVHDAKVEMLFVLNEVRGQGVGTVLLQHAIEQLAATKVGVNEQNPQAVGFYQHMGFKIESRSPLDDMGKPFPILHMTL comes from the coding sequence ATGACTATAGAAAATGTGCTTCCTGAAGATTACGCAGAAATGCTTAAGGTTTGGGAAAATTCAGTCCGAGCAACTCATGACTTTATTACAGAAGAAGATATTGAGTTTTTTAAACCTATCATCATGGAACATGCGTTCCCTGCGGTTTCTTTGAAATGCGTTAAAAATGAAAGCGGTTCGATTGTTGGCTTCGTGGGTGTCCATGATGCAAAAGTCGAGATGCTTTTTGTTTTGAATGAAGTTCGAGGGCAAGGAGTAGGTACGGTGTTGTTGCAACATGCGATTGAGCAGCTAGCAGCCACCAAAGTTGGCGTAAATGAGCAAAACCCACAAGCGGTAGGTTTCTATCAGCACATGGGGTTCAAAATTGAATCACGCTCTCCACTTGATGATATGGGAAAACCATTTCCAATTCTGCATATGACGCTGTAA
- a CDS encoding tetratricopeptide repeat protein encodes MFNKRLTTVILTGVVTVLLFAKASVGSESSVALSEQHRDVVQVLDEAYEGHSEAQLALAYRYLSGDGVEQNDEKAAEWFETAASAGSPEAQTQLGLMYFSGSGVQVSQADAVTWIGLAAAQDYDPALDLLHWMSQAAH; translated from the coding sequence ATGTTCAATAAACGTTTAACTACCGTGATTCTGACTGGTGTTGTGACGGTTCTGCTTTTTGCCAAGGCAAGCGTTGGCAGCGAAAGCTCTGTGGCCTTATCTGAACAGCACCGAGATGTCGTTCAGGTGTTGGATGAAGCCTATGAAGGACACTCTGAAGCACAACTTGCTCTCGCTTATCGGTATTTGAGCGGTGATGGTGTTGAGCAGAATGACGAGAAAGCGGCGGAGTGGTTTGAAACCGCAGCCAGCGCCGGTAGCCCTGAAGCTCAAACACAGCTTGGCCTAATGTACTTCTCTGGAAGTGGCGTTCAGGTCAGCCAAGCGGACGCTGTCACTTGGATCGGTTTGGCAGCCGCTCAAGATTATGACCCTGCGCTCGACTTATTACATTGGATGTCCCAAGCCGCGCACTAA
- a CDS encoding MarR family transcriptional regulator has protein sequence MDKHDEILVAIRQIIRAIDLHSKKLSKEYGLTGPQLILMRAIQEMGNVTIKELSNHTNVSQATTTTIIDRLELNGYVQRIRSVADRRKVHANLTEKGQELLNNAPPPLQDNFVKKFQNLEPWEQSLLLSSMQRVSSMMNAEDIDAAPVLQLEGIANVAKS, from the coding sequence TCGCTATTCGACAAATTATTCGCGCTATCGATTTACACTCGAAGAAGCTGAGTAAAGAGTATGGTTTGACTGGCCCTCAATTAATTCTAATGAGAGCAATCCAAGAAATGGGTAATGTGACAATCAAAGAATTGTCGAATCACACCAATGTAAGCCAAGCCACAACCACGACGATCATCGATCGCCTAGAGTTGAATGGTTACGTACAACGTATCCGTAGTGTTGCTGACCGCCGTAAAGTGCATGCGAACTTGACGGAAAAAGGCCAAGAGCTGCTAAACAATGCGCCACCGCCGCTGCAAGATAACTTCGTTAAAAAATTCCAAAACCTAGAACCGTGGGAGCAAAGCCTACTGCTTTCTTCGATGCAACGCGTATCGTCAATGATGAATGCGGAAGACATCGACGCAGCCCCAGTTCTGCAGCTTGAAGGCATTGCTAACGTTGCTAAGAGCTAG
- a CDS encoding DUF5062 family protein — protein MSKTAKIMNEDKLVKKAVEVGFKMAKLQGFDLPDSSQPIKVKAVYLFLVEVNQITPLPESKLDGANIKKRLALWLHNALPDNDPLK, from the coding sequence ATGTCGAAAACCGCGAAGATCATGAATGAAGATAAGCTGGTAAAAAAAGCAGTTGAAGTCGGTTTTAAGATGGCAAAACTACAAGGTTTTGATTTGCCGGATTCATCTCAACCGATAAAGGTTAAAGCGGTGTACTTGTTCCTTGTTGAGGTTAATCAGATCACTCCTCTCCCGGAGAGCAAGCTTGATGGGGCCAATATTAAGAAGCGACTAGCGTTATGGCTACACAATGCATTACCCGATAACGACCCTCTGAAGTAA
- the tnpA gene encoding IS200/IS605 family transposase, whose translation MSRYNQASHVFWRCQYHIVWTPKYRFRILKNNVGKEVYRCINVYCNQLGCEVVELNVQVDHVHLVVKVPPKLSISKLMGVLKGKIALKLFSKFPYLRRNKLWGNHFWQRGYFVDSVGVNEEIIRRYVRHQEKKERVEQQQLALD comes from the coding sequence ATGAGCAGATATAATCAAGCTTCCCACGTATTTTGGAGATGTCAATATCACATAGTGTGGACACCAAAGTATCGATTTAGGATTTTGAAAAACAATGTAGGTAAAGAAGTTTATCGATGTATAAACGTTTACTGTAATCAACTTGGATGTGAAGTCGTTGAATTAAACGTTCAAGTTGACCACGTGCACTTGGTAGTAAAAGTTCCGCCTAAGTTATCGATATCCAAGTTGATGGGCGTATTGAAAGGCAAAATAGCTTTAAAACTCTTTAGTAAATTTCCATATTTAAGGAGAAACAAACTCTGGGGTAACCACTTTTGGCAAAGGGGCTATTTTGTCGATAGCGTAGGGGTTAATGAAGAAATCATTCGACGCTATGTAAGACATCAAGAGAAAAAAGAGCGCGTGGAGCAGCAGCAATTGGCGTTGGACTAA